A genomic segment from Lagenorhynchus albirostris chromosome X, mLagAlb1.1, whole genome shotgun sequence encodes:
- the LOC132514124 gene encoding paraneoplastic antigen-like protein 5, which translates to MPVNLLEDWCKGMDLDPRKALLIVGIPVECSEEEIKETLKAGLQPLCAYGVLGRMFRREDSSKAVLIGLADQVNYATVPSQIPGKGGTWEVVVKPRSPDDELINRLNHFLKAEGRRMVDVVKTLGYSTRPEQGQPKGLAQVRPPDPQPLQESMWYRKLKVFSGSTSPGPGEENFEAWLEQVTQMMQMWRVSEVEKQRRLLESLRGPALSIVRMLRANSGSMTVAQCLDALKQIFGNKENYRTARFQLLQTLQKPGEKVSAFLLRLEPVLQNAVRHSPLPVRSADMIRLKYILAQAHVSTGLRDKLMVLDQRGCAPPFLELMQLVRDVEEWQTAAAVTREKQRQVGGGHRASGTQVVAETRVPVRPVMVRAGRFHDSSTQTVQEGATLSLKRKRVPRCRETGEEGHSQAACPRAEDQPPAKQAPQPAAEESGNEMRAGAGSHPRPQEA; encoded by the coding sequence ATGCCTGTGAATCTGTTGGAGGATTGGTGCAAAGGCATGGACCTGGACCCCAGGAAGGCCCTGCTGATCGTGGGCATTCCTGTGGAGTGTAGTgaagaggaaattaaagagaCCCTGAAGGCGGGCTTACAGCCACTGTGTGCCTACGGGGTGCTGGGCAGAATGTTCAGAAGGGAAGACAGCTCTAAGGCAGTTCTCATTGGATTGGCCGACCAGGTCAATTACGCTACGGTGCCGAGTCAGATCCCAGGAAAGGGAGGTACCTGGGAAGTGGTGGTGAAGCCCCGTAGCCCGGATGATGAACTTATCAACAGACTGAACCACTTCCTGAAAGCTGAGGGCCGGAGAATGGTAGATGTGGTCAAAACCCTGGGGTATAGCACTCGCCCCGAGCAGGGACAGCCAAAAGGCTTGGCCCAAGTCAGGCCGCCAGACCCGCAGCCTCTGCAAGAAAGCATGTGGTACCGAAAACTGAAGGTGTTTTCGGGAAGCACTTCCCCAGGCCCGGGCGAAGAGAACTTTGAAGCCTGGCTAGAGCAGGTGACTCAGATGATGCAGATGTGGCGGGTGTCTGAGGTAGAGAAGCAGCGGCGTTTGCTGGAGAGCTTGCGCGGCCCCGCCCTGTCCATCGTGCGGATGCTCCGGGCCAACAGTGGCTCCATGACCGTGGCGCAGTGCCTGGACGCCCTGAAGCAGATCTTCGGGAATAAAGAGAACTATAGAACCGCACGCTTTCAGTTGCTCCAGACCTTGCAGAAGCCCGGAGAGAAAGTCTCTGCCTTCTTGCTacggctagagcccgtgctgcagaACGCTGTGCGGCACAGCCCCTTGCCGGTGAGAAGCGCAGACATGATTCGCCTGAAATACATCCTAGCCCAGGCCCACGTGAGCACCGGCCTCCGGGACAAGCTCATGGTCTTGGATCAGCGAGGCTGTGCGCCCCCCTTCCTGGAGTTGATGCAGCTCGTTCGAGACGTGGAGGAGTGGCAGACCGCCGCGGCAGTGACCAGGGAGAAGCAGAGGCAGGTAGGAGGGGGCCACAGGGCCTCTGGCACCCAGGTAGTGGCAGAAACCAGAGTCCCGGTCCGTCCGGTCATGGTGCGGGCAGGGCGGTTCCATGACAGCAGCACTCAGACCGTCCAGGAAGGGGCTACCCTGTCACTGAAGCGCAAGCGGGTGCCACGCTGCCGCGAGACTGGGGAGGAAGGCCACAGCCAGGCCGCGTGTCCTAGGGCCGAGGACCAGCCCCCGGCAAAGCAGGCGCCTCAGCCCGCAGCAGAAGAGTCGGGAAACGAGATGCGGGCTGGGGCCGGGAGCCACCCCAGGCCCCAGGAAGCATAG